The sequence below is a genomic window from Ictidomys tridecemlineatus isolate mIctTri1 unplaced genomic scaffold, mIctTri1.hap1 Scaffold_446, whole genome shotgun sequence.
TGCCTCCCCACTTGCCCATCCATCCCTCTGTCTATGCACTCCGCTGTCCACCTTTCCACATCCACCGCCTGCCCCGGGCCTGTGCTCTGCATCTGAGCCTGCAGAGGCTTGTGTAGGCTGAGCCTAGGTGACTCAGGGCACATACTTCTCTTTCAGCACTGGCCCTGCCAGTTACAAGGGTGGGGAGCCACTCTGTCCCAAAGAATCAGGGAGCTGTGTGCTGCCTCCTGCCAGGTGCTGaccctgtccccagcaccactccACCTGTCTGGTTGGCAATGCCATGTCCTATCAGTTGGCTCTGACCTCATGGGGATAAGGGCTGGTATTATTGCCTGCCCTACCTGCCCCCACCCACCTTCCAGGGGACACTTCCCAACCTAAAGCCCCTATTGAGTGTGTGGCAGGGCATATACACTGCCCTCAGACACCACTAAGTGATCTGGGATACCTCTGGTGTGAGAAGGGTCCTATCAGAGACCAACTAGCTCCCTGCAACCACTAAGCTTGGCCCGATGAGCATGAACAATGGGATTCCTCTCCAAAGACTTTGGTCTTGGGAAACTAAATACCTAGATCTGGAAGTAGGGATAAAGGGGAGAGGATACTGTGAGAGGCCTCAGGCTCAGAGGCCTTGAGTGGCTGGGAAGGCACCATCATAGGCATATGTTGGAAGGTGTGATgaagggcagggcctgggagtAAGCTGGGCAGGGAGCCACAGGAAGAGGACTCAGCGGAAGGAAGCAAGGCCACCACAGGTAGGGGTCCCTGGAGAAAGGAGACTCTGCCACCTCTCCTCAGGGATTCTGTGAGAGCCCATATTAATACTCTGAGAAAGCCCATTACTTCCTGGTGCTGATGGGAGCGGGCCTCTAGGCCCTGTCTCCCTCTCAGCTTGGACAGGGGCTCCATGGATTTGAGTGTCCCCTCACTTTCCATTGGTGCCCCACtccttctgctgctgctgttttgtgAGGGCTGGACTCTACTCACCTGGACTACAGCAGCCTTCCCACGGGGAGGGGCAGCTCCCTCCCGGGCTTTCTGCATGGCCTACCTGCTCCTAATTAAATGGGCTTATTCATAAGCCAGCTCCTGGCTGGCTGCCCCCTTCTGTTCCCTGCCAAGATCCACACCCTCAAGAGGCTTGTACCAGCCTCGTAGGCTCTTGAAATCATCCAGTTGATCTGGAACACCCTGGCCTGCTTCCCTTAACTGGCTGAGGAGATCAGCTGATGAGAGAGGGGAAAAGTCCATTCAAAAGATGTTCCAGGTCAATCTAGCTTAGTTTGGGGCATGAGACTGTCCCCCAAACTTCAGCAGATCTGCCTGAAAATGTTCTCAACCAAGACCAAAGTGGacttggcatttttattttttaaagaggccCAAGGAATGGTCAGCATCTAGTCATTTCTCCCTCCACAGGCTTCACCCAGAGCTGCTCATTCTCAGGCTGCCCAGACAGTGAGCACTGCAGGACCTGGCTCTCCTCACCCACCCTCAGAGAGCTATGCCATCTCCCCGCAAAGCCCGACTCACCTTGGCACCAGGCTCCCTCCTCCAGTAGGCCACGAGGAACTCAAACTGTGGCCCCAGGTCTTCCAGTTCAATAACCAGATGGAAGCCATCCTTGGACACCTCCATCCTGGGTGGGGTAAGGATGGCTGTTGGCAAGACAAGGGCAGAATCAAAGCCAGTCCCAGGCAGGACcacttttttaatgatgaatgaatgaaacccaAATGGCAAAGATTTActatgattctgttttttttttttttttggcctcttAACTTCGATAaagtcttctattcttttccagaaatatatatactcaagaaaagaggaaaagggatTACATACTCAAGTAGACATTATTACTTTCCCTTCTAAAATTGTGTGCTCCAGGTTCCACTAACCTAATATTTTAGTAGACATTGCTCTTCACCTTGGCTCATCTAATGAGCAGATGCCGTTTCTTAATGCTTGCCAAACACCTGCCTGAACTTGGATCTATGTGGAGCATAGCTGGGCCCCATCTTTTCCCCTTAGGAATGAACATACCTAGCAGGGCATGTGCATCCCTATAGTTCTCATAGACAGTGGCATGTACAGGCATTTGAATACTTTCAGACATCTGCAAACCACCAGAGGCCTGTGGATAGGTTAGCTATTCTGTTCTAGGCCTCATCTCACATCTTGACAGAGGGATATTATTGGCAAGTCAAAggctttttacaaattttaacattgactctagaaattacaatttaaatataaatatcatctTTTACATTACTTGGATCCCAAAGAGAGAGGAATCCCCACCACCAGGCCAAGAACAGAAGGGGTCACAGAGGCAGCTCCCACCCCCTCGCTACTGATGATGAATCCATATGTGCCTTGCAGATCCAGGTCCTCTGACCTCCATCTTTATGGAGGATAGATATTATTAGAGAAAATGACCCGAAGTTCAGAGAAGAATTTTTTGACAGTGTTGGGCCAGAAACCTCTGTCCTAAGCATTCTGCATActtgtctcatttaatccacCCAGGAAATCTAAGAGGGTAAATATTATTCTGTTTGTATGGAAATGTTAAGGGACTTTCCCAGAATCACAGTTAATGACCAGAATTTGAGCCCATGTCTATGTTTCTAGCTCCCCCATGAGGGGTGTTTATTCTTTGTACCAGGCAATCCCaagtccatctataattaaaataactagGAAGAATTTTGAACTCCCAATGACCAGGATGCACACAAATCAGTCAAATCAGACCCTCCAGGAATGGGCCCCAGGAGTGTGGTTCTCAAGCTCCTCCTCGACTTCAGCATGCAGTTGAGGGTAAGAACCTCTGCTCCCAATAAGGTTAAGGGCAGAAGATCCTCTATAGGGGAGCCTTAAAGAAGGATCTTTCACATTCCTGGGGAAAAGTCAGAGTGGCCTTTTACAAACAGAAAAGGACAGATGGAATGCCTTGAAGAGATCAGAGAGACCACTCAACACCACGGATAATTCAGAATGGAGTTCTAAGAAAAGAATAAGCCACACgcaagaaggaggaaagagaacagaggacaatagggagagagaacaaagccgggctccctcccagccctagaaaataaaacaaaaaagaaaagcaggcagcAGACCCAGAGGCTTGAGGCTCCCCCCGACGCTGCAGGTGTGGGTGCACCTGCCCTGTGAGGATGGTGGGTGCTGGGAGGACGTCCTGGATTGGCACTGCCCAGGCTTGACAACAGAGCTTTCCTTTTGTAATAGGCTAGATTTGTTAAAGAAGCCTTCAAAGAGCAAATAATGCATTTTTCTAACTATTAAATGTGATGTAAAACTTCTCGATTTCAAACtctgataaaaattaatttcataaatgagCTTCTAGGATCTGGATATAAAATGAATCccatattttctattattaaagtgaaattctagtttttcttttcgGTTCTCATGTGAGAACAGGAGAGTACAGCAGGTCCTCTCTTCTTGGTCACTGCTGACACCTCCTGGCGCGTTTGCGGTGGTGCTTTTGTGCACAGTAGCCCTGTGGTCACCCTTACTCCAAGTTCAGGTGGAAGAAAACCACCAGGGCAGCGCCACACCCAGTCCTCTCCCAGGCCTCCCTACCTGTGTGCGTGTGACCATGGTCTATCCAGGGGTGGATGTCTGAGACCTACTGCCCGCTCCACACCtgctctccctccaccctccacactcAGCCCACCACCAATCCCGTTGATTCCCGCCTCCTGTATCTCCCCCCACCTGATCTCTACCCAAGATGTAATAGTCATCATTCTTTTGGTTGCACTTATTATGCTCCATGTGTTGTTCTCCCTGCTTTACTTATATTAACCCAGTTTGCTCACATTGATCCCAGGAGGTACAAGAGGAGGAGCCTGAGAGCAAGGTCAAGGTCCCATGTTGTGCAAATGCCAGCACCAGGAGCAATCCTAAGCAAGCTGGATCCAGATTTTGCTTCTTCAAGATGATGCCTATTGTCCTCTGCCTGCCATGCTGTGCCATGGCCCTGCCCCCAGTGGTCCACTTGAGTCCCCTCTGGCTGCTCTCTCCTCCCTTTAActtaccttttctatttattcttcagAGAGGAGCCAGAGATCTTTCCAGAACATGAATCTCATCATGTCACCTCCTTCAGTGCCCTTTGCTGTTTTTAGGACAGACGTGCACTGCTTCTCACACTGCCTGCCTTCCAGACACTCCCCGTCAGGATTCCACACTGGCGgccaccctgctccccctggagtCCCCTCCCCAGAGGGCCTCTGCCTGCATGTCCCTATGTGAGATGGTCAACTCAGTGAGCTTACCTTACTGCCATCAAACAGACAGAGGCGAACATGTCTGCTGAGCACCTGGATGCTCATTCCTGGGAGAGAAATCATCTTACAGCTCCACAGGGTGAGGATCAAGGAAACACGACTTGGCCTTGACttaatctgaaagaaaaacacaaaaacctaTTAATAGTAGTATAAATCCATTTCCAAAgcatcatttgtaaaatacagCTTAAGAAGATATACatagaatacaaaaaggaaaacttttacatggatatacatacacagagtttCAATAGTCTGttcaaaatcaaacccagttatttcaggtaaattttgcataaagttatatttgaaatatttgcatttttttcttaactacttaaaaacttcaatgaaagACTACTAGTACTAGCAGGTAAAATATATGACCTGACCCTTGAATCACTGTATTCTAGTCTCCAGGTCCATTCCCATACGATGTGTGGAATTGAAGACAGTTACCCTAGCATGACAACCAAGATACCTGGCATGAATGTCACCCAGCTACCTCCTCTTTGGCTCTTAGATGCTTTGACATAGAATGTCATGTTTGGTCTGACTGTTCAAATCTATTTCACAGATAAAGGTCAGATTGTGAATAAATAAACtggcattctgtatttttatttttaaagaacagcttCAATTAGCTAAACTTTACATTCTGCTTTATGATCACAagccttttcatttaaataatttatattgttgtAAAAGATAAGATAATATCAATAATCTGTCACCTTTTTATTTAAGTAGTGAGAGCTGGGTTTTTAGTTCCCGGGCACAAGTTCACGGCATTAACTGTGATCTGCTCAGCACTGGTGCACCAAGCAGCCCCTCTGCCCACTTGCAATACAGCACCTCCTACTAAGGCGCCAGTTGATGCTCAGGGTGAGAGGATTAGGGGCACCAAGTTCTGCAGCCCCCTTCCTACCACCCCGGCCACCACTGAGGGGTAAAGTCAAGGTAAATGGGAAGGGAGTGACATACTCTAATGCAGTTTATATCTGTTACAGGCAGATATAAAGTAGAATTAAAGATCAAGAGCATATTCTACTTCAAATACTGGCAtagcaaaaatctttttttcttggtggtaCCCAAAAAGTGTGATCATGAAGTTCTGCCGACTTTTTCATTCCCACTCAATTAAGATCATGTCACTTCCACTCTTCCTGACTGAGCTGGCAGCTTCCCACTGCAAGAGATCTGAGATGAGCagcttgcagagagcaaagtctgcTTAGCTCttggtctcagaggtctcagtccatggtcgcTTGACTCCACTGTTTTGGGGCCAGTGGCAAGGCAGGGAATCAGAGCGGGGAGCACATGGTGGCGTGATGTGTCACCTcgcagcagccaggaagcagatgggagagaggcaggggctggggtcccacaatcccttcATGGGTGTGGCTCAGCCATGTAACTTCCCCTCACTAGGACCCAGCTCCAGGTcctaccacttcccaatagccCCCAGGCTGGCAGCAAGCCTTGACCCATGGGCCGTGGGGCACCTATCCAAAGCACAGTGCTGGCCACAGTATGACTGCGTTCTCATACTCTGCCAGGCACTGCCAAAGCCTTCATAAATTCTCACAACTGCTCGATGTTAGGACGACTGTCATCCCTGTTCCCAGATGAAGACACTGAGGTAAAGCATGATGAACAGGGAGACGCAGTATTACATCCTTTGTGGCGTTGGGAGGAGGGCACAACCGCTAAGAGAAACCAGAGTCAGGGGACCAAGTCTAGGTGCTGCCTTGACTATGTAAACATCACTGCTTTAAAGCCATATGTCACTCATGTGCTGGCCCCAGGACAACGGCAGCCAGGCTGCAGCTTCTCTGCTGTGGCTGTACTCACAGTGCCTGTCTTCGCGTCCCACATCAGATCTCTGAAGGACAGCTGTGATGCCGTGAGCTCAGGTTGCAGAAAGTAACTTGCTCGAAACTGATTCCCTGAAAAAAcagctttcctttattttcttataaaaagaagaatgaaattcaaaaCCAAAAGTCTAAGATATTATGCTACAAATTTAGGAACAGATATTTCCAAAATGCCAAGGGGCTTACTAGCAACTTGCTTTCCAAGACAGATGAACCAAGATAGGATCATgctcaaaattttaagataaaaactgATAAAAGACTACTTTAAGATAGTTTTAAGGAAGATCTTAAAGAGTTTAGACCAACAACATGCTTCACAGTGAAGatgatttattcaaatatttctataaaatgcagaaatctgtaacattttttatatattttagaaaaaatacataaccattagtttggattcttttttaaatttttttagttgttgatgtaactttatttttatttatttatatgtggggctgaggatggaacctggtacctcacacatgctacgcaagtgctctgccattgagcccagccccagtcccagccctgcttctttcttcacatatatgtttttagttatagaggcacaaaatacctttattttatttatatactcttccgtggtgctgaggatggacccagtgcctcacatgtgctaggcaagcgctctacactgAGCCCGGCCCCAGAACCTAGTTTTACTTCTTAACACAAAAGTACAGGAATCCATCCACAAAATGCACGAGGATCTTTTCAGCACTGAAGCCAGCGAGGGGGTAGGTCTCGTATTTGGGAACTTATAGTGGCACTTCTGCTATCAAGACCACCCAATGCAAGTGAACTCCCCCTCCACTCTGCCAAAAGGTCCTGCGCAGCACTGGAAATGGGTATGACCTGTCAGGAATGGAGCAGCCTACCTGTCCCCACTTCTATCCTGCTTTGGTGAAGAATTTTCTACCAAAAGTCTTTGATGtgttccaatataaataaagcaagcgcGGGCTCCATTCTTTGTTAGGAGCTAGACCCATCTGGTCAGCTTTGCCCTTTGATGCCCCTGCTCTGAAACTGCTTTCCTGTGTTCTGAGGTCATCTCGTGGtactttttttaagtattaattcCCAGCCAGCCCATCCCTCTGGAGGGAAGCCATTCCCTTGCCCACGCAGGCTATGGGAGATACCTAAGAATTTTTATACTTCTCTTCGATACTTTATCATGAagaacatttattataaaatcacttttttgtttaagaaatcatttgagggctggggatgtggctcaagtggtagcgcgctcgcctggcatgcgtgcggcccgggttcgatcctcagcaccacataccaacaaagatgttgtgtccgccgagaactaaaaaaaataaaatataaaaattctctctctctctcctctctcactctctcttaaaaaaaaaaaaaaaaagaaaaaaagaaatcatttgagTCCCTGCCCTGTGCCATGGGCTGTGCTAGGAGCTGGAAATGGAGCCAGAGAATCCTTGTTGACCACAGCTGAGTGAGGGAAACAGAGAAGTAGGCACATGAGACTAGTGTATGTGCTCACAGGGTGGGAGGGAAGCCGCGCTGCCAGAGCGGGCATCGCTGCCAAGGTGGAAGGGACCCTGAGACTACAGGATGGGAAGGGGCAGGAAGAACCTTCCCAGCAGAAGTAACCTTGAAGCAGCCCTTCCACCCGCAGTTAATGGCTCAGGCACCCAGGAGCCAGCCTGCCCCTCATGACTCCCCTTCAAAATGAGCTTCTAGACAAAAGTTGCCAAGTAGCGGGAAATCCAGGGTGAACAGGAATCAGAAAGCCCACTGAAGACTCTCCAGGAGAGCCCttgctgtgaagaggagcagaggaagggaggctTCCTCGCTGGGACGGGATGGGCTGGTGGCACTGTGCTGGGACGGAATGGGCTGGTGGCACTGTGCTGAGACGGGATGGGCTGGTGGCACTGTGCTGGGACGGGATGGGCTGGTGGCATTGTGGTGCGCTGCTCCCAGTGGTGGCAGGGGAAGGCAGGACAGGCAGGCTAAAGAGCAGGAAAGGGCTGGCAATTAAAGAGAATAGGGAAGGGCTGGAGTCCACAACACATGTAAACAGATGGTCCTCTCATAGAACTGGAGTCCTTGCTTATGGTCACAAGAGGGACAAGGAAAGGACGTGCTCCAAAGAGAAGTGAGACTCGGCATCTTCCTCAACTTGTTTTAGCTACCAGAGAAAAATTAGCCTCCAAGCATGGCTGCAGAGGCCGAGCGCCACCGTACCTTCCTCCAACAGCTGGGAGAGTGTGGAAGGCCTGAAGCCTGCGGGGATAGCCCCCATGCTGGTTAACACATCCACGGTGTTCATCTGCCGAGGAGAGGACAAACAAAAGAGGTCTGCTCGCTTCCATCCATGCTTCCTCACCTCCCCACTGTGTCCCTTCAGCACCACAGCAAGCCCAACCCAACGGGAAAACACCACGTGCACATGTCGAGAAAGTGCTGCAACGTGACCCAATTCCTGAGAGGACATGGCCATCACTGGATCTGCACTCTCACAAGGATGTGGGGCCCACATAGTGCTGGGCGCAGAGCTTTGTGTTTCTAGATCACTGCTTCAAGTACATTCTGACTGTAATGCTCctgctccagccccaccccaacTGCACTGCCTTTCAGCAGATGATACCACTAGCATCTCCTTGGGAGTTAGAAGAGCAGTAGAAGGTCAGGAAGATGCTAACTGAACCATTCATGGTGATGACTCACGGGGTGGAGAATTTTCATTTtgtcatgtcattttttttaaatgacaggatTACAGATAGTGTCTTACCTTTCTGGGTTTTTCAGACTTttcaaataataactaaaatctaATGCCAGCCTTTGCCAAATTGATAAATAATCTGAATAGGATCAATGAGAAAGATTTCGAGCTCTGAAATCACACCATGAATGAAATGATCTACTCTTTTTGTACAGAAGCCCTAATGAGAAATGCTGGTTGCAGCTCAGGCTTgctaaggcagaaagagaagCCTTCTGCCCTGCACCTTCCACACCTGAGCCTGGGTAGATCTAGGCAGTCTCGAAGAGtctccatcctggtttgaatctGAACTCAACCAGAACTAAAGGTAATAGAACACTTAAGACATCCCAAATGTCTTcattgccaaaaatattataagacatcaaatataaagtattattaataAGACAGCAGATACCAACCTCTGAGATAGCTTTTTGAACAGCGCTGCGGCGAGTATTAGTTCTGGGGAAATGAAAGAGCAGGTAAGTGCAGGCGCAGCCTCTGCCTCTCACCACACGAATCAGAGAACAAGTACAAACACTCAGTAGATTCTGAAGACCAAACAATCTCTAGGCGAGGCCAAGCTAGAACTAAATGCactaaaaataattgcaaaactAAAGTAGCCATGACCTTTAGGTCAACAATAATATGAAAAGCTCTCTAGGTATAAGTTGACTCCATTTCAAGAAAATCTTGcaatattttaatagtaaaaataaataaaaatttggcaGAAGCTGCTCGCTCTCCCGCGCTCTGTACCTCTGATTAGCTTCGGATTCACCCTCCGTCCCCCCGGTGTCCTCCTCACTGCCCTCTTCACTTGTCACCTGCTCCTCTTCTTTATCACAGGGCTGGAAAAGTGTTGAAACAGGAAGTGCTTTCCAACTAACACAAAAATCAACCAATAAAAATGCTACGACTTTCAGAAACTTTCAGGCACAGAGGGGAATTTATATGTGAcagggaaaaaaatttcaacccATGACTGATAACTTCACTATGTGAAACAATGACAAAGACTAAAGTAAACAGCAAATTCACCAAAATAAATCCCAGGTagaatttattcaaatgaaaaaaattaaaagaattacctttgataggagaaaataaaggTGGGGTAAAGCCCTTTGCAGTTACGAtaccaaaatttaaataatcataaatgGAAATGCTAGCAGatttcactaataaaaaatacacgCAGCTGAAGGTCAATAAAGAAACCATTAACACCAAGTTCTAAGGGTTGATTTCATAAAAAGCtcttataaatcaagaaaaagatttttttaaaaaattcatttgaaaaatggtcAAAGAAACTGAACTGGTTATCCACAAAGAAGAAACGCAAATGGTCGTAAATCATATGAAAGGATGCTCAGCCTCATTCGGAGTATCAcaagtacaaataaaaactatgaggCTGTTTTGTTGATCACATTGGCAAAGGCTAAGAAAGACTGGTACTGGCCAGCCTCGGCAGATGCACGGGGAAATAAGCCCTCTTGACATTGGAGGCCATAATTTTGCCAagaaaaaattggcaaaataaatcaagatataaaGGTGTAAACCCTTTGAAGCACTGACAAGCATGTAGGATTTCACCCAAGAGCAACAACCAAGAGTCTACAAAGAGGTACATGCAGACTGATCCAAACAGGCTGCAGGTGGCcaccctccacctcttcctctctaGCAGAACTGCTGACTCATGGAGCCTGCTGAGACTCCATCTGGCCagccagcctcccttgcagctaggtGTGGCCTGGGGACTAAATATGCTGGTCCTGGAGACGTGGCTGAAGTTTTCTAACTTCCAGAAAACTTTTTACCTCCTTAGATAGCAGCTCAtatttcttgattctttcctcttttcccttttgctGCTCAGAATCATTAAAGGATTTGGCCACTGACTTAACTAAAGAGGTAACCCAGGAAGAGCTGCCTCACTTGGAGCTATGGAGTTCCAGGTGGGGCCTGAACCAGCACCAGAAAGCCATCTCCACACTCCTTCCATGCGTGGGAGAAGACACAGCTACCTCAGGTGAGCTGCTTTGGGGAGACTTTTTGGTAATTCATAGAAGCTAATTTTAGGTTCTTTGTGGCATAATTGACGGTGATTATAGGTTGCAAACACCCTGAATAAATGTCACCACGAGCTGAAATGCTTGCTGCCTTCCAAAGGACGACCTAGACCTGTCCTGCGTGGTGCATAGCCCTTCGCCACCCGTGGCTACTGAGCTCTTCACATTAGCACAGGTTGAGATGTGCTGTCCACGTAAACACACACTGGATTTTGAACCTAATATAAAACAAGTAACTCAATGTCCAAATATAGATCATGTGTTGAAAcgatatttttgatatattagacaatataaaatattaaaaataattccccCTATTTGTTTACTTCTTAATGAgtgtaatgaaaatatatatttgtgtcttttgCTGGCAAAGAATTCCTAAAACTCTTGGAATTTCCTGAATTCTTATCCATAAGAAGTTTTCTTATTCCTAAGAAGTTCAACCATTCTAGTGTGCAGGCTAGTGAGGTGCCTCTAGAGGACCCCTAGAAAGCTTCAGGAAGGGATTAGAGGTTGGAACCTTCAGCTCTTCCTTCCAAACTTTAGGGAGGATGGAGGAGCTAGAGA
It includes:
- the LOC144373615 gene encoding nephrocystin-1-like, whose translation is MNTVDVLTSMGAIPAGFRPSTLSQLLEEGNQFRASYFLQPELTASQLSFRDLMWDAKTGTIKSRPSRVSLILTLWSCKMISLPGMSIQVLSRHVRLCLFDGSKPSLPHPGWRCPRMASIWLLNWKTWGHSLSSSWPTGGGSLVPRNRTKW